The Paenibacillus macerans genome includes a window with the following:
- the opp4C gene encoding oligopeptide ABC transporter permease: MTLFQEKISHPGQAAVSASAFKKPSLWRQSLRRLLRNKLAVSGFIVVAFMFIACFLGPLFSPYADNKINMALMNRPPSWQHWLGTDKLGRDVLVRVLQAGRISLTVGLASMVVSVFLGTLLGAIAGYYRGVVDQIIMRLADLLLTIPGLPLLFISGALLSEWKVPTEYRMYIVMLMLSLVNWPGLARMIRGQMLSLREREFMQAAVVLGLRDRRKLIHHLLPNLMPLIIVMATLNIGGSILSESVLSFFGLGVMPPTPTWGNMIDAANNMIDFQQHPWLWIPPGLSIFATVIAINLFGDGLRDVLDPKLNR; the protein is encoded by the coding sequence ATGACCTTATTCCAAGAAAAAATATCGCACCCGGGCCAAGCGGCCGTGTCTGCTTCCGCGTTCAAGAAGCCGTCGCTGTGGCGGCAGTCGCTGCGCCGGCTGCTTCGCAATAAACTGGCCGTGTCCGGTTTCATCGTCGTCGCCTTCATGTTTATCGCCTGTTTCTTAGGGCCGCTGTTTTCGCCGTACGCCGACAACAAAATCAACATGGCGCTCATGAACAGGCCGCCGAGCTGGCAGCATTGGCTGGGCACCGACAAGCTGGGCCGGGACGTGCTCGTCCGGGTGCTGCAGGCGGGCCGCATTTCGCTGACCGTCGGGTTGGCCTCGATGGTGGTGTCCGTGTTCCTCGGCACGCTGCTCGGAGCCATCGCCGGGTATTACCGCGGCGTCGTCGACCAAATCATCATGCGGCTGGCCGATCTGCTGCTGACGATCCCCGGCCTGCCGCTGCTGTTCATCTCCGGGGCGCTGCTGTCGGAATGGAAGGTGCCGACCGAATACCGCATGTACATCGTCATGCTGATGCTCAGCCTGGTCAACTGGCCGGGGCTGGCGCGGATGATCCGCGGACAGATGCTCAGCCTGCGGGAGCGGGAGTTCATGCAGGCGGCGGTGGTGCTGGGGCTGCGCGACCGGCGCAAGCTGATCCACCACCTGCTGCCGAATCTCATGCCGCTAATCATCGTCATGGCGACGCTGAACATCGGCGGATCGATTTTAAGCGAATCGGTGCTGAGCTTCTTCGGGCTTGGCGTCATGCCGCCAACGCCCACCTGGGGCAATATGATCGACGCCGCCAACAATATGATCGACTTCCAGCAGCATCCCTGGCTGTGGATTCCGCCGGGGTTGTCGATTTTCGCCACCGTCATCGCCATCAATCTGTTCGGCGACGGCCTGCGCGATGTGCTGGACCCCAAATTGAACAGGTAG
- a CDS encoding ABC transporter permease, with protein MNAYIAKRLIYMAAILLAASLLIFCLYALTPGDFISGNIKLSPERKAELREIYGLNRPVLERYAIWMKNAFHGDFGYSLAQQKPVLALFNDYIWNSFLLAAVSTFLTWFIAVVVGVVSAYKQYSWFDTLVLVLIFAAMSLPSFFIGLFLIKILAVDFKWLPPGGMITTGSNATGLVYVKEVIHHMTLPVIVMTVLGVGSLTRYFRTNMIDVIKQDYIRTARAKGLKESKVLYRHALRNALLPAITLVGFELPALFGGSLIIEKIFNWPGIGQLYMSSFSLRDYPLLMGFTMLIAILTVLGTLLSDMLYRAADPRVRLH; from the coding sequence ATGAACGCATATATCGCCAAACGATTGATTTACATGGCGGCGATCCTGCTCGCCGCCTCGCTGCTGATCTTCTGCTTGTACGCGCTGACGCCCGGCGACTTCATCAGCGGCAACATCAAGCTGTCGCCGGAGCGGAAGGCCGAGCTGCGGGAAATTTACGGCTTGAACAGGCCGGTGCTGGAGCGGTACGCCATATGGATGAAAAACGCCTTCCACGGCGACTTCGGCTACTCGCTGGCCCAACAAAAACCGGTGCTGGCGCTGTTCAACGACTACATTTGGAATTCGTTCCTGCTGGCGGCGGTGTCAACGTTCTTGACCTGGTTCATCGCGGTGGTCGTCGGCGTCGTCTCGGCCTACAAACAGTATTCCTGGTTTGATACCTTGGTGCTGGTGCTGATTTTTGCCGCGATGTCGCTGCCGTCGTTTTTCATCGGTCTGTTTCTGATCAAGATCCTCGCCGTTGACTTCAAATGGCTGCCGCCGGGCGGGATGATTACGACGGGCAGCAATGCCACCGGACTGGTTTATGTCAAGGAAGTGATCCATCATATGACACTGCCGGTGATCGTTATGACCGTTTTGGGCGTCGGTTCGCTGACGCGTTATTTCCGTACCAACATGATCGACGTGATCAAGCAGGATTACATCCGCACGGCCCGCGCCAAAGGACTGAAAGAGAGCAAGGTGCTGTACCGCCACGCCCTGCGCAACGCGCTGCTGCCGGCGATCACGCTGGTCGGCTTCGAACTGCCCGCCCTGTTCGGCGGTTCGCTGATTATCGAGAAGATTTTCAACTGGCCGGGCATCGGGCAGCTGTATATGTCCTCTTTTTCGCTTCGGGATTATCCGCTGCTGATGGGCTTTACGATGCTGATCGCGATTTTGACCGTCCTCGGAACGCTGCTGTCAGATATGCTGTACCGCGCCGCCGATCCGCGCGTCCGATTGCATTAG
- a CDS encoding ABC transporter substrate-binding protein translates to MKRTRLTVLMMFLLTGALVLSACTGNNGDSTAQEGGPVTAAAGNGQSTAAAGNGQNAAAANDGDAAPAVALQFTPAGDLSKLPAVAKQRTDTIIVGLTDPSGAFTPYFHQSGYDGNVSSLLFTPLVTVDDKGLPAPGLAESWDVSADQLTYTFHLRKDLKFSDGSPLTADDVAFTWTLLHDKAYDGDSQIPALRIEGGEAYKADKAGSISGITVIDPLTVSAKLEQPNATALVLLGGDVLSKAYYGKDYKFGQLDYIKKLHEKPLGNGPYVLEKFIPGQEVRYAANEHYYAGKPKTERFIYKTSEGDTWQYLETGEVDYASFSATTENIDKLKSLGFVNILPYTPSTYGYLQLNLEHEPLKDKKVRQALTYGLDRQSIYVDANQGAGQVANIPASPISWAYTEEGINDYAYNADKANKLLDEAGWTKGQDGIREKNGKKLTIHFLGSKNAQTDIFIAVAAENFAAIGVDFQPEVFADFNALVSKVEGGDYDIASFSTPMLTDPSEGVVQFVDGEIKGYDNPKVKELYDKALATSDIEQRKTVYKELFQLLNDELPIIFTSYKKTVYAYNGRIQNLSVSPFTGLSSSLPNWTLQ, encoded by the coding sequence ATGAAGAGAACAAGATTAACCGTACTGATGATGTTTTTGCTGACCGGCGCCCTGGTATTGTCGGCCTGCACCGGCAATAACGGGGACAGCACCGCTCAGGAAGGCGGTCCGGTGACGGCGGCCGCCGGGAACGGTCAAAGCACAGCCGCAGCCGGGAACGGCCAAAACGCGGCCGCCGCCAATGACGGCGATGCTGCGCCGGCGGTCGCGCTGCAGTTCACTCCGGCCGGCGATCTGTCCAAATTACCGGCAGTGGCCAAGCAGCGAACCGACACGATCATCGTCGGCCTGACCGATCCGAGCGGGGCGTTTACGCCTTATTTTCACCAAAGCGGCTATGACGGCAATGTGTCGTCGCTGTTGTTTACGCCGCTCGTAACAGTGGACGACAAAGGGCTGCCGGCTCCAGGGCTGGCCGAAAGCTGGGACGTTTCCGCAGACCAGCTTACATATACGTTCCATCTGCGCAAGGATTTGAAGTTCAGCGACGGGTCGCCGCTGACGGCGGATGACGTGGCTTTTACCTGGACGCTGCTTCACGATAAAGCTTACGACGGAGACTCGCAAATTCCGGCGCTCCGTATTGAAGGCGGCGAAGCTTACAAAGCAGACAAAGCCGGGAGCATCTCCGGCATCACCGTCATAGATCCGCTGACCGTCTCGGCCAAGCTGGAGCAGCCGAATGCCACGGCGCTGGTGCTCCTGGGCGGCGACGTGCTGTCCAAAGCCTACTACGGCAAGGATTACAAATTCGGCCAGCTCGACTACATCAAGAAGCTGCACGAGAAACCGCTCGGCAACGGACCTTACGTGCTGGAGAAATTTATTCCGGGGCAAGAGGTTCGCTATGCAGCCAACGAACATTATTATGCCGGCAAGCCCAAAACGGAGCGGTTTATCTATAAAACATCCGAGGGCGACACCTGGCAGTATCTGGAGACCGGAGAAGTGGACTACGCTTCCTTCAGCGCTACAACGGAAAACATCGACAAGCTGAAAAGTTTGGGTTTCGTCAACATTTTGCCGTACACGCCAAGCACTTACGGTTACCTCCAGCTTAACCTCGAGCATGAACCGCTGAAGGACAAAAAGGTTCGGCAGGCGCTAACGTACGGACTCGACCGCCAAAGCATCTATGTCGACGCGAACCAGGGCGCCGGGCAAGTCGCCAACATTCCGGCTTCGCCGATTTCCTGGGCTTACACGGAGGAAGGCATCAACGATTACGCTTATAACGCGGACAAAGCCAACAAACTGCTGGATGAAGCGGGCTGGACCAAGGGCCAGGACGGCATTCGCGAAAAGAACGGCAAGAAGCTGACGATCCATTTCCTCGGCTCCAAAAATGCCCAGACTGACATTTTTATCGCGGTTGCCGCGGAGAATTTCGCCGCCATCGGCGTCGACTTTCAGCCGGAGGTGTTCGCCGATTTCAACGCGCTTGTCTCCAAAGTGGAAGGCGGAGACTACGATATCGCCTCCTTCTCCACGCCGATGCTGACGGACCCGTCTGAAGGGGTGGTGCAATTCGTGGACGGGGAAATCAAAGGCTATGATAACCCGAAAGTGAAAGAGCTGTACGACAAGGCGCTGGCCACCAGCGACATCGAACAGCGCAAAACGGTGTACAAAGAGCTGTTCCAACTGCTCAACGACGAACTGCCGATAATTTTCACTTCCTACAAAAAGACCGTGTACGCCTATAATGGCCGTATTCAAAATCTGTCCGTCAGTCCGTTTACCGGCCTGTCCTCCAGTCTGCCGAACTGGACGCTGCAATAA
- a CDS encoding ArsR/SmtB family transcription factor — MELDYRVDVTFEPRYELLSSLHTIICRKSHKKIDLAPAWVKETLQCLTPGFAAMLKEMEVDGDWKFTYLLTCLCPAGLAPEAFLAWLEAKTPGDLYELTAGYTQQFPKDMGLYRSRTLEVLSMWNEQYFRRLDPAVPGALRAEAGRRKEELAAAEPLAFVERTTNGLAFAPKEGLERLVLVPQYHFQPMNVIYHFGKVTLCHYAARIHFGDETDFPPQEYRMIRALGEQSRLKILRYLSEGPRTFTEIVRHLQLSKGITHDHVSKLRSGGFIRAHFEGETVTEYSLRAEMLDVMHRKLVDYIKPQG, encoded by the coding sequence GTGGAATTGGATTACCGCGTGGACGTAACATTTGAACCCCGGTACGAGCTATTGAGCAGCCTGCATACGATCATTTGCCGTAAATCGCATAAAAAAATCGACCTTGCCCCGGCCTGGGTCAAGGAAACCTTACAGTGTCTGACGCCCGGGTTCGCCGCCATGCTGAAGGAGATGGAAGTGGACGGCGATTGGAAATTCACTTACCTGCTAACCTGTTTGTGTCCGGCCGGACTGGCGCCGGAAGCCTTCCTCGCTTGGCTGGAGGCCAAGACGCCGGGCGATTTATATGAGCTGACCGCCGGATACACCCAGCAGTTCCCCAAGGATATGGGGCTTTACCGCTCGCGGACGCTCGAGGTGTTGTCCATGTGGAACGAGCAGTATTTCCGCCGGCTGGATCCGGCGGTGCCGGGCGCGCTGCGGGCGGAAGCCGGACGGCGAAAGGAAGAGTTGGCCGCCGCCGAACCGTTGGCGTTTGTCGAGCGGACGACGAACGGGCTGGCGTTCGCGCCGAAGGAGGGGCTGGAGCGGTTGGTGCTGGTGCCGCAGTATCATTTTCAGCCGATGAATGTTATTTATCACTTTGGCAAGGTAACGCTTTGCCATTATGCGGCGCGAATCCACTTCGGCGACGAGACGGATTTTCCGCCGCAAGAATACCGCATGATCCGGGCGCTCGGCGAGCAGAGCCGACTGAAAATCCTGCGTTACTTGAGCGAGGGCCCGCGGACGTTTACCGAAATCGTCCGCCATTTGCAATTATCGAAGGGCATTACGCACGATCACGTGTCCAAGCTGCGCAGCGGCGGCTTCATCCGGGCCCATTTCGAGGGAGAGACGGTCACCGAATACAGCCTGCGTGCGGAGATGTTGGACGTAATGCACCGGAAGCTGGTCGATTATATTAAGCCGCAAGGTTAA
- the spoIIE gene encoding stage II sporulation protein E, with the protein MLNKWNVTLFPGLKKGKAWNKEALWNEILNLPVLGRAARFFAASKWNGLLILMSFLLGRATILDELAPFAVAFFAVMVFMRRDIAMVTAAVMVAGAMFTPGAQAHAAQIAVELLIFYLLQKGLEAFERADISYAPIMVFTSTFFVGLFGAVIGPSLTWYALTMTVMDALLSFVLTLVFIQAVPIFTYRKKQYHLRGEEILCLVILLASVMTGTVGWEISGLSAEHVLSRYLILLFAFVGGAPLGASVGVITGLILSLADTSALYQMSLLAFSGMLAGMMREGRKWAVGFGMLLGSSILSIYIAGPADVMSSTWESCAAVLLFLLTPKKTVNVIAKYVPGTQEHVKTQHEYAKRVRDITAERVAQFSQVFKQLSRSFGQVSSSGEIVRRGEEIDHFMNAVTEGACATCFRRGTCWDGKFYQTYKLMTEMMTAIEEKPDISPDELPPKWGKLCVKTDQVLDVMKREYELYQHDMHWKQQIYDSRQLVAEQLSGVSQVMEDLAREIKREGQAMYRQEEQIREALEKMGLSIHNIDIVNLDHGNVEIEIVHAYTRGFDECRKIIAPLLSDILGEHIAVMNETMHGGKEGLATVTFGSAKAFEITTGVAGTAKGGDLLSGDSFSAKELGNGTYAVAISDGMGNGERARLESSTALSILEQLLQSGMEETLAIKSVNSVLMLRSPDEVYATVDMALIDQYTARTTFMKIGSSPSFIKRGKEVIPVSASNLPIGIIQDIEVDLVTVQLYPGDTLIMMTDGIYDAPGPAVNKELWIKRLIQEINADDPQEIADCLLESVIRYQKNVIHDDMTVAVATVDHLRPQWSTLHIPGISRLERPRTVS; encoded by the coding sequence ATGTTGAACAAGTGGAATGTCACTCTGTTTCCAGGATTGAAAAAGGGAAAGGCATGGAATAAAGAGGCGTTGTGGAACGAAATTTTAAACCTGCCGGTTTTGGGGCGGGCCGCGCGTTTTTTTGCGGCGAGCAAATGGAACGGGCTGCTGATCCTGATGAGTTTCCTGCTTGGGCGGGCGACGATATTGGACGAGCTTGCACCGTTTGCGGTAGCTTTTTTTGCCGTCATGGTATTTATGCGGCGGGACATCGCTATGGTTACGGCGGCGGTGATGGTGGCGGGCGCCATGTTTACGCCGGGCGCGCAGGCGCATGCCGCCCAAATTGCGGTGGAGCTGCTGATCTTCTATTTGCTGCAAAAAGGGCTGGAAGCGTTTGAGCGGGCTGACATTTCCTATGCGCCGATCATGGTGTTTACAAGCACGTTTTTCGTTGGACTGTTCGGCGCGGTCATCGGGCCGTCGCTCACATGGTACGCGCTGACGATGACCGTGATGGACGCGCTGCTCAGCTTTGTGCTCACCCTGGTGTTTATCCAGGCGGTCCCCATCTTTACGTACCGTAAAAAACAATATCACCTGCGGGGTGAGGAAATTTTGTGTCTTGTCATCTTGCTCGCCTCGGTCATGACTGGTACGGTCGGCTGGGAAATTTCCGGGTTGTCCGCCGAGCATGTGCTGTCCCGCTACCTGATTCTGCTGTTTGCTTTCGTGGGCGGCGCTCCGCTGGGCGCGTCGGTCGGCGTCATAACCGGGCTGATTTTAAGCTTGGCCGACACGTCGGCGCTTTATCAAATGAGCTTATTGGCCTTTTCCGGCATGCTCGCCGGCATGATGCGGGAAGGGCGAAAATGGGCCGTCGGCTTCGGCATGCTGCTCGGGTCCTCGATTCTTTCCATTTACATCGCCGGGCCTGCGGACGTGATGTCCTCGACTTGGGAGAGCTGCGCTGCGGTGCTGCTGTTCCTTCTGACTCCGAAAAAAACGGTCAATGTGATCGCCAAATATGTTCCCGGCACGCAAGAGCATGTGAAAACGCAGCATGAATATGCCAAGCGGGTGCGCGACATTACGGCCGAGCGAGTGGCGCAGTTCTCCCAAGTCTTTAAGCAGCTTTCCCGGAGCTTTGGCCAAGTTTCCAGTTCGGGCGAAATCGTAAGGCGCGGCGAGGAAATCGACCATTTCATGAACGCCGTGACGGAAGGGGCCTGCGCCACCTGTTTCCGCCGCGGTACGTGCTGGGACGGCAAATTTTATCAGACTTATAAATTGATGACGGAGATGATGACGGCGATCGAAGAGAAGCCGGACATTTCTCCGGACGAGCTGCCTCCGAAGTGGGGCAAGCTGTGCGTCAAAACCGACCAGGTGCTGGACGTGATGAAGCGGGAATATGAACTCTACCAACATGATATGCACTGGAAACAGCAAATATACGACAGCCGGCAGCTGGTGGCCGAGCAATTGTCCGGGGTGTCCCAGGTAATGGAGGATCTGGCCCGGGAAATCAAGCGCGAAGGACAAGCCATGTACCGGCAAGAGGAACAAATCCGCGAGGCTTTGGAAAAAATGGGCTTGTCGATCCACAACATCGATATCGTCAATTTGGATCACGGCAATGTGGAAATTGAAATCGTCCATGCTTACACGCGCGGGTTTGATGAATGCCGGAAAATCATCGCCCCGCTGCTGTCGGATATTTTGGGTGAGCATATCGCGGTGATGAACGAGACGATGCACGGAGGAAAAGAAGGCCTTGCGACCGTTACGTTCGGGTCGGCCAAAGCGTTTGAAATTACGACCGGGGTCGCCGGCACCGCCAAAGGGGGCGATTTGCTGTCCGGCGACAGCTTCAGCGCCAAGGAGCTGGGCAACGGCACTTACGCGGTGGCCATCAGCGACGGCATGGGCAACGGGGAGCGGGCGCGCTTGGAAAGCAGCACGGCGCTCAGCATTCTCGAGCAGCTGCTGCAGTCGGGCATGGAGGAGACGCTGGCGATCAAATCGGTCAACTCGGTTCTGATGCTGCGTTCGCCGGATGAGGTGTACGCTACGGTCGACATGGCGCTGATCGATCAATATACGGCGCGCACAACCTTTATGAAGATCGGATCTTCCCCAAGCTTTATCAAACGCGGAAAGGAGGTGATCCCGGTTTCGGCGAGCAACCTGCCGATCGGGATTATCCAGGACATCGAGGTCGATCTGGTGACGGTGCAACTGTATCCCGGCGATACGCTGATCATGATGACCGACGGCATTTACGATGCGCCGGGCCCGGCCGTGAACAAAGAGCTGTGGATCAAGCGGCTGATCCAGGAAATCAACGCCGACGATCCGCAGGAGATCGCCGATTGCCTGCTCGAATCGGTCATCCGTTATCAGAAAAACGTCATTCACGATGATATGACCGTCGCCGTGGCCACCGTCGATCACTTGCGGCCGCAGTGGTCAACGCTGCATATCCCCGGGATCAGCCGGCTGGAAAGGCCGCGTACGGTCAGTTAG
- a CDS encoding S1 domain-containing RNA-binding protein → MAIEVGTKLEGKVTGITHFGAFVDLSGGVTGLVHISEIADNYVKDVNDHLKIGDTVTVKVINVDKDGKIGLSIKQAVDKPVEARPPRAPRTDRPSGRDGDRPGGGFNRDRGGRSFKPPANKSSFEDKVSRFLKDSEERISSLKKNTEGKRGGRGAKRM, encoded by the coding sequence ATGGCAATTGAAGTGGGCACCAAGTTAGAGGGAAAAGTGACAGGCATCACGCATTTCGGAGCATTTGTGGATCTGTCAGGAGGTGTCACGGGTCTCGTTCACATCTCGGAGATCGCCGACAATTACGTTAAAGACGTTAACGATCATCTGAAGATTGGCGACACGGTTACCGTGAAGGTAATCAATGTCGATAAGGACGGTAAGATCGGACTTTCCATCAAACAGGCTGTTGACAAACCGGTAGAGGCTAGACCGCCTCGCGCACCGAGAACAGATCGGCCAAGCGGAAGAGACGGAGACCGTCCGGGCGGCGGATTCAACCGGGACCGTGGAGGACGCTCTTTCAAGCCCCCAGCCAACAAATCTTCCTTCGAAGACAAAGTATCTCGTTTCCTTAAGGACAGCGAGGAGCGGATTTCTTCGCTCAAGAAGAACACGGAAGGCAAACGCGGCGGACGCGGTGCCAAACGAATGTAA
- a CDS encoding FtsB family cell division protein, with translation MRAVTTNPKMSKNPRNSQKPGSVGARRRLRLWLGFMIVFLGWAAYTYISQSEEIGEKSQQLAKTQASGKQTEESLNQLKYEVNRLQDPEYIGQIAMKKYGLYKPGEIPVRVSESEAGND, from the coding sequence ATGCGTGCGGTTACGACAAATCCAAAGATGTCAAAAAATCCTCGGAATTCTCAAAAGCCCGGAAGCGTCGGGGCGCGTCGGCGGCTCCGGTTATGGCTCGGTTTTATGATCGTATTCCTTGGCTGGGCGGCGTATACGTATATTTCCCAATCCGAAGAGATCGGCGAGAAGTCGCAGCAGCTTGCCAAGACGCAGGCCTCCGGGAAGCAGACCGAAGAAAGCTTGAACCAGCTTAAATATGAAGTGAACCGTCTGCAAGATCCCGAATATATCGGACAAATTGCCATGAAGAAATACGGGCTGTATAAGCCCGGGGAAATTCCGGTCCGGGTATCGGAATCCGAAGCCGGAAATGACTGA
- the yabQ gene encoding spore cortex biosynthesis protein YabQ: protein MNLETQWMTLLWMFASGGIMGIVFDSYRVVSGQFRFPRWSVHALDLVYWAAAALFVFRVLYHSNHGELRFYVFLGLFLGIWIYFLLLSVLTERFVLMLIWITNQIYRFIVRIIQLFIIAPFRWLFKGAKLLLGFVWIVLLFLGRITLLPLWKLISWVFRPIWKRLRIPEGLSKFKSWLDIWKNRIVRLLRWFIKE, encoded by the coding sequence ATGAATCTGGAAACGCAGTGGATGACCCTTCTATGGATGTTCGCCTCCGGGGGGATTATGGGGATCGTCTTTGACAGCTATCGCGTCGTCTCGGGACAATTCCGTTTTCCCCGCTGGAGTGTCCATGCCCTTGACCTGGTATATTGGGCGGCAGCCGCCTTGTTTGTATTTCGCGTGTTATACCATAGCAATCATGGGGAACTAAGGTTCTATGTTTTTCTCGGGTTGTTTCTAGGTATTTGGATTTATTTTTTGCTTCTTAGTGTTCTAACGGAACGATTTGTGTTAATGTTAATATGGATAACTAACCAAATTTACCGGTTTATCGTAAGGATTATCCAGCTTTTCATCATTGCTCCGTTCCGCTGGTTGTTCAAAGGAGCCAAGCTTCTGCTCGGTTTTGTCTGGATCGTGCTGCTGTTTCTCGGGCGGATCACGCTGCTGCCGCTATGGAAGCTAATTTCGTGGGTCTTTAGGCCTATATGGAAGCGGCTGCGGATTCCGGAAGGGCTAAGCAAATTTAAGAGTTGGCTGGATATCTGGAAGAATCGTATTGTGCGTTTGTTACGCTGGTTCATCAAAGAGTGA
- the yabP gene encoding sporulation protein YabP produces the protein MVEQLKGKHQELHLMNRKLLEISGVLNVESFDNEEFLLQTELGHLAIRGQNLHIKNLNLEQGLVSIEGLVNTLSYLEQGSHPSGKGLLGKLFR, from the coding sequence ATGGTCGAACAATTGAAAGGAAAACACCAGGAGCTGCATTTAATGAATCGCAAGCTGCTGGAAATTTCGGGAGTCCTCAATGTGGAGAGCTTCGACAATGAGGAGTTTCTGCTTCAGACCGAATTAGGGCATTTGGCAATCCGCGGACAAAATTTACATATTAAAAACCTGAACCTCGAGCAAGGGCTTGTCAGCATTGAAGGCCTGGTTAACACCTTGTCGTATTTGGAGCAGGGTTCACATCCGTCCGGTAAGGGATTGCTCGGCAAACTGTTCCGATGA
- a CDS encoding aspartate ammonia-lyase, producing the protein MEQGSKNGAGHGEKNRRESDSLGKMTIPADVYYGIHTARAMDNFPVSGRPVNRRLIAALVLVKKAAAAVNGKLGLIPAEVAEAILWACDEINAGELQDQFTVDALQGGAGTSTNMNVNEVVANLAIERLGGQKGDYGLVHPLNHVNCCQSTNDVYPTALRIAAIRLLRPLSEAYASLQEALQEKEQEFADTLKLGRTQLMDALPMMAGQGFGAYAKAAARDRWRLYKAEERLREIPLGGTAIGTGLGAPRAYSCQVVEMLRDLTGLGLAQSEYPMDPTQNWDIFVEVSGLLKAAAVTLLKIAGDLRLLASGPAGGIGEYTLPAVQAGSSIMPGKVNPVMAEMAGLTAMRVIANDAAITMAAAGGQLELNAFGPLIADSLLDSLEILQRAVELFERRCVRGIAVNEAVCRAHLQRSTVLATALVPHLGYELAAEIAGAAAREGQTVEQAALERGLLTAEQAARILNPLEVTKPGIPGKSGRNTR; encoded by the coding sequence ATGGAGCAAGGTAGCAAAAACGGGGCCGGACATGGCGAAAAAAACCGCCGGGAATCCGATTCCCTAGGCAAAATGACAATTCCCGCCGACGTTTATTACGGGATTCATACGGCGCGGGCCATGGACAATTTTCCGGTTAGCGGAAGGCCGGTCAACCGCCGCCTGATCGCGGCGCTCGTGCTGGTGAAAAAAGCGGCGGCCGCCGTGAACGGCAAGCTGGGACTGATTCCGGCGGAAGTGGCGGAAGCGATTCTTTGGGCGTGCGACGAAATCAACGCAGGCGAGCTGCAGGACCAGTTTACGGTTGACGCGCTGCAGGGCGGGGCGGGCACCTCCACCAACATGAATGTCAACGAGGTCGTGGCCAACCTGGCCATCGAACGGCTTGGCGGGCAAAAAGGCGACTACGGGCTGGTTCATCCGCTGAATCACGTCAACTGCTGCCAGTCGACCAACGATGTGTACCCGACCGCGCTGCGCATCGCCGCGATCCGGCTGCTGCGCCCGCTCAGCGAAGCTTACGCATCTTTGCAGGAAGCGCTGCAGGAGAAGGAGCAGGAATTCGCGGACACGCTGAAGCTGGGCCGCACGCAGCTGATGGACGCCCTGCCGATGATGGCCGGGCAAGGGTTCGGCGCCTATGCCAAAGCGGCTGCGCGCGACCGGTGGCGGTTATACAAAGCGGAGGAGCGGCTGCGCGAAATTCCGCTCGGCGGCACCGCCATCGGGACGGGGCTTGGGGCCCCGCGGGCATACAGCTGCCAGGTGGTAGAGATGCTGCGGGATTTGACGGGGCTGGGTCTCGCCCAAAGCGAATATCCGATGGATCCGACGCAAAATTGGGACATCTTCGTCGAGGTGTCCGGCCTGCTGAAGGCGGCGGCCGTCACCCTGCTCAAAATCGCCGGCGATTTGCGCCTCTTGGCGTCCGGACCGGCCGGCGGCATCGGCGAATACACGCTGCCTGCCGTGCAGGCCGGCTCCTCGATTATGCCGGGCAAGGTCAACCCGGTCATGGCCGAGATGGCCGGGCTGACCGCCATGCGCGTCATCGCGAACGATGCGGCGATCACCATGGCCGCCGCCGGGGGCCAGCTCGAACTCAACGCGTTTGGCCCGCTGATCGCCGATTCCCTGCTGGACTCGCTGGAGATTCTGCAGCGGGCCGTGGAGCTGTTCGAGCGGCGCTGCGTGCGCGGGATCGCCGTGAACGAGGCGGTGTGCCGCGCGCATTTGCAGCGCTCCACCGTGTTGGCGACGGCGCTTGTCCCCCATTTGGGGTACGAGCTTGCCGCCGAAATCGCGGGTGCGGCCGCCCGGGAAGGCCAAACCGTGGAGCAGGCCGCCCTGGAGCGCGGGCTGCTGACCGCCGAACAGGCGGCCCGGATCCTGAACCCGCTTGAAGTAACCAAGCCGGGCATTCCCGGCAAATCAGGGAGGAACACGAGATGA